The following proteins come from a genomic window of Patescibacteria group bacterium:
- a CDS encoding four helix bundle protein, with amino-acid sequence MNKNKVYIKLEDLEVYKLARELSKIGWEIYEPFDWQMKKIIGDQFIESTDSVGANITEGYGRFHYLDKIKFYYNARASLNECNNYWIELLKEREKVELDKYKEFKDIAEKLLIKLNRWISATFQKTKK; translated from the coding sequence ATAAATAAAAATAAAGTATATATAAAATTAGAGGATTTGGAAGTTTATAAATTAGCGAGAGAGTTATCTAAAATCGGTTGGGAAATTTATGAGCCATTTGATTGGCAAATGAAAAAAATCATCGGCGACCAATTTATCGAATCTACTGATTCGGTTGGCGCGAATATTACCGAAGGATATGGAAGATTTCATTATTTAGACAAAATAAAATTTTACTATAATGCCAGGGCTTCTCTAAATGAATGTAATAATTATTGGATAGAGTTATTAAAAGAAAGAGAAAAAGTAGAATTAGATAAATATAAGGAATTTAAAGATATTGCCGAGAAGTTATTAATTAAATTGAATAGATGGATTTCAGCCACATTTCAAAAGACAAAAAAATAA
- the tsaE gene encoding tRNA (adenosine(37)-N6)-threonylcarbamoyltransferase complex ATPase subunit type 1 TsaE yields the protein MEQFITQNQKQTQNLARILAKEILKYKNTKKNALVFGLIGNLGAGKTTFIQAFAKGIGIKARLTSPTFVLMKNYGNLYHIDCYRIKNHKDILALDFQEIVSSPKNIIMIEWAEKVRKILPKNTVWIKFKIVSEKKRLISVK from the coding sequence GTGGAACAATTTATTACGCAAAACCAGAAACAGACGCAGAATTTGGCAAGAATTTTGGCCAAAGAGATTCTGAAATACAAGAATACCAAGAAAAATGCTTTAGTTTTCGGGTTAATCGGCAACCTGGGCGCGGGCAAAACTACTTTTATCCAAGCATTTGCCAAAGGAATAGGAATTAAAGCACGGCTAACCAGCCCGACTTTTGTTCTAATGAAGAATTACGGCAATTTATATCACATTGATTGTTATAGGATAAAGAATCACAAAGACATTTTAGCTTTAGATTTTCAGGAAATTGTTTCCAGTCCAAAAAATATTATTATGATAGAATGGGCAGAGAAGGTTCGCAAGATATTGCCTAAGAATACGGTATGGATAAAGTTTAAGATAGTTTCAGAGAAAAAGAGATTAATTAGCGTGAAATAA